In the Sarcophilus harrisii chromosome 1, mSarHar1.11, whole genome shotgun sequence genome, one interval contains:
- the SDS gene encoding L-serine dehydratase/L-threonine deaminase isoform X1: MRKLSPEEGQSSYPKSLKREVIMSQEPLHVKTPIRDSMALSKVAGTTVYLKMDSAQPSGSFKIRGIGHLCKTWAERGCEHFVCSSAGNAGMAAAYAARKLGIPATIVVPNTTPPLTIQKLKGEGAMVKVVGETLDEAFELAKALAKNNPGWIYVPPFDDPLIWEGHTSIVKELKENLPGKPGAIALSVGGGGLLCGVVQGLAEVGWKDVPIVAMETQGAHSFNAATKAGKLVTLPKITSVAKALGVNTVGAQALKLAQEHPIFSEVITDQDAVRAIEKFVDDEKILVEPACGAALAAVYSQTIQKLQGEGKLSAKLSSVVVIVCGGSNISLAQLQGLKEQLGMKTS, from the exons atgaggaaactgagtcctgaaGAGGGACAGTCCTCCTATCCCAAGTCCCTCAAAAGAGAAG TGATCATGTCTCAAGAACCTCTCCACGTGAAGACCCCCATCAGGGACAGCATGGCCCTGTCTAAGGTGGCCGGAACCACAGTTTACCTCAAGATGGACAGCGCCCAACCCTCGGGGTCATTTAAGATCCGGGGCATTGGACACTTGTGCAAGACG TGGGCAGAGAGGGGCTGTGAGCACTTTGTCTGCTCTTCAG CGGGCAATGCTGGCATGGCCGCAGCTTATGCTGCCAGGAAGCTGGGCATCCCTGCCACCATCGTTGTGCCCAATACCACGCCCCCCCTCACCATCCAGAAGCTCAAGGGTGAAGGTGCCATGGTCAAGGTCGTAGGTGAG ACGCTGGACGAGGCGTTTGAGTTGGCGAAAGCTCTTGCCAAGAACAACCCAGGCTGGATCTATGTGCCTCCCTTTGATGACCCCCTCATCTG GGAAGGCCATACCTCCATTGTGAAGGAGCTGAAAGAAAATCTTCCTGGGAAGCCAGGGGCCATCGCCCTGTCAGTGGGTGGCGGGGGCCTCCTGTGCGGCGTGGTGCAAGGCCTGGCCGAGGTGGGCTGGAAGGATGTGCCCATTGTGGCAATGGAGACCCAGGGGGCCCACAGTTTCAATGCAGCCACCAAAGCTGGCAAGCTGGTCACACTTCCCAAGATTACCag TGTGGCTAAAGCCCTCGGGGTGAACACGGTTGGGGCTCAGGCCCTGAAGCTGGCCCAGGAACACCCCATCTTCTCTGAAGTGATCACAGACCAAGATGCAGTTAGAGCTATTGAGAAGTTTGTGG ATGATGAGAAGATCCTGGTGGAGCCAGCGTGTGGGGCAGCTCTGGCAGCTGTCTACAGTCAAACAATCCAAAAGCTACAGGGTGAAGGGAAGCTCTCGGCCAAGTTGTCCAGCGTGGTGGTCATTGTATGTGGTGGAAGCAACATCAGCTTGGCCCAGCTGCAAGGGCTTAAAGAGCAGCTGGGCATGAAAACTAGCTGA
- the SDS gene encoding L-serine dehydratase/L-threonine deaminase isoform X2, whose amino-acid sequence MSQEPLHVKTPIRDSMALSKVAGTTVYLKMDSAQPSGSFKIRGIGHLCKTWAERGCEHFVCSSAGNAGMAAAYAARKLGIPATIVVPNTTPPLTIQKLKGEGAMVKVVGETLDEAFELAKALAKNNPGWIYVPPFDDPLIWEGHTSIVKELKENLPGKPGAIALSVGGGGLLCGVVQGLAEVGWKDVPIVAMETQGAHSFNAATKAGKLVTLPKITSVAKALGVNTVGAQALKLAQEHPIFSEVITDQDAVRAIEKFVDDEKILVEPACGAALAAVYSQTIQKLQGEGKLSAKLSSVVVIVCGGSNISLAQLQGLKEQLGMKTS is encoded by the exons ATGTCTCAAGAACCTCTCCACGTGAAGACCCCCATCAGGGACAGCATGGCCCTGTCTAAGGTGGCCGGAACCACAGTTTACCTCAAGATGGACAGCGCCCAACCCTCGGGGTCATTTAAGATCCGGGGCATTGGACACTTGTGCAAGACG TGGGCAGAGAGGGGCTGTGAGCACTTTGTCTGCTCTTCAG CGGGCAATGCTGGCATGGCCGCAGCTTATGCTGCCAGGAAGCTGGGCATCCCTGCCACCATCGTTGTGCCCAATACCACGCCCCCCCTCACCATCCAGAAGCTCAAGGGTGAAGGTGCCATGGTCAAGGTCGTAGGTGAG ACGCTGGACGAGGCGTTTGAGTTGGCGAAAGCTCTTGCCAAGAACAACCCAGGCTGGATCTATGTGCCTCCCTTTGATGACCCCCTCATCTG GGAAGGCCATACCTCCATTGTGAAGGAGCTGAAAGAAAATCTTCCTGGGAAGCCAGGGGCCATCGCCCTGTCAGTGGGTGGCGGGGGCCTCCTGTGCGGCGTGGTGCAAGGCCTGGCCGAGGTGGGCTGGAAGGATGTGCCCATTGTGGCAATGGAGACCCAGGGGGCCCACAGTTTCAATGCAGCCACCAAAGCTGGCAAGCTGGTCACACTTCCCAAGATTACCag TGTGGCTAAAGCCCTCGGGGTGAACACGGTTGGGGCTCAGGCCCTGAAGCTGGCCCAGGAACACCCCATCTTCTCTGAAGTGATCACAGACCAAGATGCAGTTAGAGCTATTGAGAAGTTTGTGG ATGATGAGAAGATCCTGGTGGAGCCAGCGTGTGGGGCAGCTCTGGCAGCTGTCTACAGTCAAACAATCCAAAAGCTACAGGGTGAAGGGAAGCTCTCGGCCAAGTTGTCCAGCGTGGTGGTCATTGTATGTGGTGGAAGCAACATCAGCTTGGCCCAGCTGCAAGGGCTTAAAGAGCAGCTGGGCATGAAAACTAGCTGA